Genomic window (Limisphaera ngatamarikiensis):
CTCGATTCCCTCGAATCCGTGGGCTTCGAGGAAATCAAGTTTTTCGGTGAGCGTTTTGCCCGGGGCCACACCCTCCTGGCAGGAGAGTCGCAACCGGGCCGGTTGCGGGGGTCGGGGCAGGTTCTGGGCAGGGAGAGTGACCGGGGCCGTCCCGGCTGCCATGCCCAGTGCGGTCAGGGTGAGGAATCGACGTCGCGACGTTTTCATAGGTCCCATGGCATAGACGATCGAAACCCGGTGGGAACTTCAAGATTTTCGTGCGGGAACGTCAGGTGTGTAGCGGTGAGGTTGGCAGGGGCCGTCGAGGGACCTGCCGGGATGGCGTGCGGGGCCGGGTCGATAGCAATTGGGTTTGACCCGGTTTCGCAGGCGCGGTCAAGATGCGCGGGATCGGCGGGCCGGCCCGCGCAGGCACGGTTCGCAAGGGGCGCGGTTCTCCCCCGCCGGGAAGAACGACGGTGGCAATGAAACTGGACGATCTTTACTCGGAACTGACGATTCGGACCGGCGCCAAGCTGGTGTTGCTGGTGTTGGATGGGTTGGGCGACGTGGCCACGCCGGACCAGGGCGGGCGTACGCCCTTGGAAGCGGCGCAGACGCCGAACCTGGACCGGCTCGCACGTGAATCGGCCCTGGGCCGGATGATTCCGGTGGCTCCGGGGATCACGCCCGGGAGCGGGCCGGGCCATCTGGCCCTGTTTGGTTACGATCCCGTGGAGTACCAGGTGGGCCGGGGTGTGATTGAAGCGCTGGGTCTGGGGGTGGACCTTCAGCCCGGCGATGTTTGTGCGCGGGCCAACTTTGCCACACTGGATGCGAATGGAATTGTGACGGACCGCCGCGCCGGCCGGATCCCCACCGAGGTTTGCGAACGGCTCTGCGCCCGCTTGCAGGAGCGGATCCACCAACTGGAGGACACCCGGGTGATCATCCGACCGGGGAAGGAACACCGGTTTGTGGTGGTGTTCCGCGGTCCCGGTTTGGAAGGGCCGCTCACGGATGCCGATCCCAACCGCGAAGGGCTGCCCATTCCGGAGGCTGCGCCGCGGGATCCCGCCAATCCCCGCCAGCAGAAGATGGCGCGGCTGATTCGGGCCTTTTATCAGGCGGCTCTGCCCGTGTTGGCGGGCGAGAAACCGGCCAACGGCTTTCTGATGCGCGGCATTGCGCATCAGCCGCACATCCCGTTGTTCCAGGACCGATACCAGCTCCGCGCGGCGGCCCTTGCGGTGTACCCGATGTACAAGGGCCTGGCCCAGTTGGTGGGCATGACCAAGCTGGAAGGGCCGCAAAACGTCCGGGAACAGTTCGAACGGTACCTGGCCGAGTACGACAACTTCGACTTCTTCTTCATCCATCACAAGGCCACCGACAAGGCGGGCGAAGACGGGAATTTCGAGGCCAAGAAACGGGCCATCGAGGAGGTGGACGCCGCCCTGCCGGTGCTGCTGCAAAAGAAGCCGGACGTGCTGGCAATCACGGGCGATCACTCCACGCCGTGTGCGATGCGGGGGCACTCGTGGCATCCGCAACCGGTGCTGTTGCATTCGCGCTACAGTGGCACCGACGGCGCGCAACGGTTCACGGAGGCCGAGGCGAACCGGGGATCGCTGGGCATCTTTGAGGCGCGGTTTTTGATCCGGTTGATGCAGGCCAACGCGCGGATGTTTGACAAATTCGGCGCGTGAACCGTTCGCGGCCGGCTCGGAGGGGCGCCGTCGCCATGTGCGACGGCGCTTTTTTTGTGCGCCCGTCAAAAAATTGTTGCCAAACGGAGGCGTGCTTGTGTAGAAGCTCGCTTGGACAGCGATGGCAACGGCGCACATCACTCGCAACTGCAAGCGGGTTGCAACCTTCACCGCCACGCCTCCTCTTCTCCCTGCTGCCGGATTTCCCGTCCTCAAACCGTGGAACCATCAACCCTGGTTGGAATGGAGGTGAGAACCGAGATGGCAACCAAGAAGAAAGCCGCAAAGAAGAAAGCCGCGAAGAAGAAATAAGGGCTGACGAATACCAGGATGGAAGACCGGGTCGACCCCTCGGGTGCCGCTCTTCCATCCTGGTTTTCTTTTGGCGACCCCGGGTGCGGAGATTCCTGGCATGGCTTGTTTGGTGTTCGACATCGAGACGGCGGCTCTGCCGATGGAGGAATTCGACGAGGCGCAGCGGGAGTTCCTGTTTCGGGACGCCGAGCGCCTGCCGGATGAGGACGCACGCGCCCAGCGGCGGGAGGAAATCCAGCAGCAGATGAGTCTCTGGCCGCTGACGGCGCGTGTGGTGTGTATCGCCATGCTCAACGCCGACACGTTGCGGGGGCAGGTCCTTTTCCTGGCCGACGACTACGAGGAGGACGCCGAGGCCGGCCCCGTCGAGTTTGTGCCCTGCATGGATGAGGTGGAATTGCTGACGGCTTTCTGGGACGTGGCGCGACATTACGAGGAGGTGGTGACCTTCAACGGCCGGAGTTTTGACGTGCCGTTC
Coding sequences:
- a CDS encoding 2,3-bisphosphoglycerate-independent phosphoglycerate mutase — its product is MKLDDLYSELTIRTGAKLVLLVLDGLGDVATPDQGGRTPLEAAQTPNLDRLARESALGRMIPVAPGITPGSGPGHLALFGYDPVEYQVGRGVIEALGLGVDLQPGDVCARANFATLDANGIVTDRRAGRIPTEVCERLCARLQERIHQLEDTRVIIRPGKEHRFVVVFRGPGLEGPLTDADPNREGLPIPEAAPRDPANPRQQKMARLIRAFYQAALPVLAGEKPANGFLMRGIAHQPHIPLFQDRYQLRAAALAVYPMYKGLAQLVGMTKLEGPQNVREQFERYLAEYDNFDFFFIHHKATDKAGEDGNFEAKKRAIEEVDAALPVLLQKKPDVLAITGDHSTPCAMRGHSWHPQPVLLHSRYSGTDGAQRFTEAEANRGSLGIFEARFLIRLMQANARMFDKFGA
- a CDS encoding ribonuclease H-like domain-containing protein, with product MACLVFDIETAALPMEEFDEAQREFLFRDAERLPDEDARAQRREEIQQQMSLWPLTARVVCIAMLNADTLRGQVLFLADDYEEDAEAGPVEFVPCMDEVELLTAFWDVARHYEEVVTFNGRSFDVPFLYLRSAMLNVPISRKDWLGYRFATTPHCDLAEQLTFYGVSGREGAARRFNLDFYCKAFGIESPKAQGVTGRDVGALLAAGRYRELAEYCLRDVRATAALYRLWRERLAGIK